The following coding sequences lie in one Candidatus Nitrospira allomarina genomic window:
- a CDS encoding FAD-dependent oxidoreductase, whose translation MTKKKPIEVAIIGGGCASIAAAFELTRPEHRNQYHVTIYQMGWRLGGKGASGRGPADRIEEHGLHIWQGFYENAFRLMRECYSELSRDPQTCRFADWSDAFFPDPHVGMVDPSRQSNWLTWTAFFPTGDGLPGDPLTTHNPFTMMSYLTRTVDLLRTLLLGVQTQSTHDALEEREDKEASALHTEEGESQEWSFEAIRKSMTRLVKYGLLSTMAGLIEGLAILQVALRSLPVYPNKLILDFLRDFRDQLERLVIDDDEFRCKWEIIDLTLAIMRGFLTSWEPEEIRKPKGDKKPKWPILLFDPRGLDAINEYDCREWLRENGASERALNSAFVRGLYDLALAYEEGDPHRPGLAAGQALRGSLRMFFTYRGSLFWRMRAGMGDVVFAPFYEVLKKRGATFKFFHRLENVKLVEQDKLAPDERPYVESLEFDVQAKIREGGEYQPLKKVNGVPSWPSNPDYRQLVNGPRMKREGWDFEGHWDRRKVEKTTLKVSRDFDFVVLGVSVGAIPYVCKEILSRDERWRDMVKNVKTVATQAFQIWMREDMSQLGWTEPPVTVSAFVKPFDTWADMTHCVPEESWDFPPRSIAYFCNVLSDPPVPPDRSNKTYPAERHQEVQRNAINFLNDQIHHLWPKAVSPTGKFKWDLLVDPNERQAPKGSKNPTDNRFASQYWKANVNPTDRYVLALPGTLKYRISPLDNTYDNLTICGDWTDCGFNEGCVEAAVMSGRLAAHAIGQSPPLEDIIGYDHP comes from the coding sequence ATGACAAAGAAAAAACCCATCGAGGTAGCCATCATTGGTGGCGGTTGCGCGTCAATTGCAGCCGCATTTGAGCTCACAAGGCCCGAGCACAGGAACCAATACCATGTCACAATCTATCAGATGGGATGGCGGCTTGGTGGCAAGGGGGCCTCAGGTCGTGGGCCAGCTGATCGGATCGAGGAACATGGACTCCATATTTGGCAAGGATTTTATGAGAATGCCTTCCGGTTGATGCGGGAGTGCTATTCGGAACTTTCTCGTGACCCCCAAACCTGTCGATTTGCTGACTGGAGTGACGCATTCTTTCCCGACCCCCATGTCGGGATGGTGGATCCATCTCGGCAAAGTAATTGGCTGACGTGGACGGCCTTCTTCCCAACTGGCGATGGGTTACCCGGCGATCCCCTCACCACGCACAACCCCTTTACCATGATGAGCTACCTCACACGGACAGTAGATCTATTGCGAACCTTACTTCTTGGCGTTCAAACCCAGTCGACACATGATGCGTTGGAAGAACGTGAAGACAAGGAAGCTTCTGCTTTGCACACCGAGGAGGGAGAGTCGCAAGAATGGTCTTTTGAGGCGATCCGGAAAAGCATGACGAGGTTAGTAAAATACGGGCTCCTTTCAACAATGGCTGGACTCATTGAGGGCCTAGCAATTTTGCAAGTTGCCCTGAGGTCGCTTCCTGTCTACCCCAACAAGCTGATCCTGGATTTCCTTAGAGACTTCAGAGATCAGTTAGAAAGGCTGGTAATCGATGACGACGAATTTCGCTGCAAGTGGGAGATCATCGACCTCACCCTCGCCATCATGCGCGGCTTTTTAACATCCTGGGAGCCTGAGGAGATTAGGAAACCTAAAGGGGATAAAAAACCTAAATGGCCGATCTTACTGTTTGACCCTCGTGGCCTGGACGCGATTAATGAATATGACTGCCGAGAGTGGCTTCGGGAGAATGGCGCTTCGGAACGCGCGCTCAATTCAGCGTTCGTGCGCGGTCTATACGACCTCGCGCTTGCTTACGAGGAGGGGGATCCCCACCGCCCGGGATTGGCAGCGGGCCAAGCGCTCCGCGGCTCGTTGCGAATGTTTTTTACTTATCGCGGCTCGCTGTTTTGGAGGATGCGGGCCGGGATGGGAGATGTCGTGTTCGCACCGTTTTACGAGGTGTTGAAGAAACGGGGAGCCACCTTTAAATTCTTTCATCGTCTGGAAAATGTGAAACTGGTGGAACAGGACAAGCTCGCCCCTGACGAACGTCCCTATGTAGAGAGTCTGGAATTCGACGTTCAGGCCAAAATCCGGGAAGGAGGTGAGTACCAGCCGTTAAAAAAGGTGAATGGGGTTCCGTCCTGGCCTTCTAATCCGGACTACCGGCAACTGGTTAACGGCCCACGTATGAAACGGGAGGGATGGGATTTTGAGGGACATTGGGATCGACGCAAAGTGGAAAAGACTACTCTTAAGGTAAGTCGTGACTTCGATTTTGTTGTCCTGGGAGTGAGCGTGGGTGCTATTCCTTATGTGTGTAAAGAGATCCTTTCGCGTGACGAACGCTGGCGAGACATGGTGAAGAATGTCAAGACTGTTGCCACGCAGGCCTTCCAAATCTGGATGCGAGAAGACATGTCTCAGCTGGGATGGACCGAGCCTCCGGTTACAGTGTCCGCCTTCGTCAAACCATTTGATACCTGGGCGGATATGACCCACTGCGTACCTGAGGAAAGCTGGGATTTCCCACCGCGGTCCATTGCCTATTTCTGCAATGTTCTATCCGATCCACCAGTGCCACCAGACCGTTCAAATAAGACCTATCCAGCGGAGAGACATCAGGAAGTTCAACGAAATGCTATCAATTTTCTGAACGACCAGATACACCATCTGTGGCCCAAGGCAGTCAGCCCTACAGGGAAGTTTAAATGGGATCTCTTAGTTGATCCAAATGAACGGCAAGCACCCAAGGGGTCTAAAAATCCCACCGACAACCGCTTTGCGTCCCAGTATTGGAAAGCGAATGTGAACCCCACGGACCGATATGTTCTGGCACTCCCTGGTACTCTGAAATACCGCATTTCGCCTCTGGATAACACCTACGACAACCTGACTATTTGCGGGGACTGGACTGACTGCGGTTTCAACGAGGGCTGCGTCGAGGCGGCAGTCATGTCGGGGAGACTTGCCGCGCATGCAATAGGGCAATCGCCTCCGCTGGAGGACATTATCGGCTATGACCACCCTTGA
- a CDS encoding polyprenyl synthetase family protein, whose amino-acid sequence MSTLAFETGIHTPRLISQMLEEYGEMTRTTLKKYLPSGNPQAHLYDLLSDYPERGGKMMRSSLCLATARAFGSRLEDALFSAVAIELLHNALLIHDDIEDGSEERRGRPTLHKLHGVPLALNAGDTLSLLSLRPLMDSVQRIGPGLAVTLFKETERVAWESAEGQAMELGWCHDNCNSLKDGDYLTMVLKKTCWLAIIHPSRIGALIGTRGRIDLEPFIRFGFFLGAAFQIQDDLLNLIADTRYGKERNGDIWEGKRTLMLIHICQKANAKERKRLAEIMAQSRDQRSPEQVSWVRRLMDRYGAVDYARRIAHGLAGAALNEYTHIYGGLPDSRDKQFIRGLATWVFERT is encoded by the coding sequence ATGTCAACTCTTGCTTTTGAGACCGGAATTCACACGCCGCGGTTAATTTCCCAAATGCTTGAGGAATACGGAGAAATGACCCGGACAACCTTAAAAAAGTACCTGCCATCGGGGAATCCCCAGGCGCATCTATATGACCTTCTCTCCGATTATCCAGAACGAGGAGGGAAAATGATGCGTTCGAGCCTCTGTCTGGCCACGGCTCGAGCCTTTGGTAGCCGTCTCGAAGACGCTCTGTTCTCTGCTGTGGCCATTGAGCTTCTGCACAATGCATTGCTCATTCACGACGATATTGAGGATGGCAGCGAGGAACGGAGGGGGCGGCCTACCCTTCATAAATTACATGGGGTTCCTTTGGCCCTTAACGCAGGGGATACGCTAAGCCTGCTCAGTCTCCGACCGTTGATGGACAGCGTGCAAAGGATTGGGCCCGGGCTTGCCGTAACACTTTTCAAAGAGACCGAACGAGTGGCGTGGGAGTCCGCGGAAGGACAAGCGATGGAGCTTGGGTGGTGTCACGACAACTGTAATAGCCTGAAGGATGGGGACTACCTCACGATGGTGTTAAAGAAAACCTGTTGGCTTGCCATAATCCACCCTAGTCGGATCGGCGCACTGATTGGGACAAGAGGAAGAATAGATCTCGAACCGTTTATCCGTTTTGGGTTTTTCCTCGGGGCTGCCTTCCAAATCCAGGACGACCTGTTGAATCTGATTGCCGACACCCGGTACGGCAAGGAACGTAACGGAGACATCTGGGAAGGCAAACGGACGCTCATGCTTATTCATATTTGCCAAAAAGCCAACGCGAAAGAGCGGAAGAGGCTAGCCGAGATTATGGCGCAATCCCGTGATCAACGTTCACCTGAACAGGTTTCATGGGTTCGCCGGTTGATGGACAGATACGGTGCAGTGGACTACGCACGCCGGATTGCTCATGGGCTGGCCGGAGCAGCACTGAACGAGTATACCCACATCTATGGTGGCTTGCCTGACTCGCGAGACAAGCAATTCATCCGGGGCCTGGCGACCTGGGTGTTCGAACGGACATGA